One genomic segment of Chitinophaga parva includes these proteins:
- a CDS encoding T9SS type A sorting domain-containing protein encodes MNLITRAGICALIMVVGLVSAARAQLILNRQVTATTGGSGTVANNIRIQYTIGEPVVTMITDGRALLTQGFHQPEELPPAKPGASAVKDYIIFPNPAATVLKIQLDMLSQKDVQLTLLNTAGQVMYVSEQPLGAGRNTITIPVNKFAAGIYTLRIKVGGLEVFYEKVIIQ; translated from the coding sequence ATGAATCTAATCACTCGTGCAGGTATCTGCGCACTTATCATGGTGGTAGGCCTGGTGTCTGCTGCCAGGGCCCAGTTGATCCTGAACCGGCAGGTTACGGCTACCACCGGGGGCAGCGGCACCGTTGCCAACAATATACGGATACAATACACCATTGGCGAACCGGTAGTGACCATGATCACCGATGGGCGGGCGCTACTCACCCAGGGATTCCACCAGCCGGAAGAGTTGCCGCCGGCCAAACCCGGGGCCAGCGCGGTAAAAGATTACATCATCTTCCCCAATCCCGCAGCCACCGTCTTAAAGATCCAGCTGGACATGCTCTCCCAGAAGGATGTACAGCTAACCCTGCTCAATACTGCCGGCCAGGTCATGTATGTATCAGAACAGCCCCTGGGCGCCGGCCGGAACACCATCACCATCCCGGTCAACAAATTTGCCGCGGGCATTTACACCCTCCGGATCAAGGTGGGGGGCCTGGAGGTCTTCTACGAAAAAGTAATTATCCAGTAA
- the fusA gene encoding elongation factor G: MADLKFQRNIGIAAHIDAGKTTTTERILYYTGKTHKIGEVHEGAATMDWMAQEQERGITITSAATTCFWNFPTVQGQPNANTKQYKFNIIDTPGHVDFTVEVERSLRVLDGLVALFCAVSGVEPQSETVWRQANRYKVPRIGFVNKMDRSGADFLNVVKQVREMLGANPVPLMLPIGAEDTFKGVVDLITMKGIIWDEASKGATYQETEIPADMQAEAEEWRAKLVEAVAEYDDKLMEKFFEDPNSISEDEIHEAIRKATIDMAIIPMMCGSSFKNKGVQKMLDGVCRYLPSPLDVDAVVGTDPDSGEELTRKPDAKEPFAALAFKIATDPFVGRLAFFRVYSGRLDSGSYVLNTRTGKNERISRIMQMHANKQNPIDFIEAGDIGAAVGFKDIKTGDTLCHEDHPIVLESMTFPEPVIHIAIEPKTQADVDKMGMAIAKLVEEDPTLRVRTDEETGQTVLSGMGELHLEIIVDRMRREFKVEVNEGAPQVAFKEALTQTIEHREVYKKQTGGRGKFADIKVEIGPADAEWLKENEGKNLQFINDIFGGAIPKEFIPSIQKGFEQSLSNGVLAGFPVESLKVRLFDGSFHNVDSDAMSFELCARSAFREAAPKAKAILLEPIMKVEVSTPDQYMGDVTGDLNRRRGMLEGMESRNNVQVIKAKVPLKEMFGYVTDLRSMSSGRATSIMEFSHYAPASNNITEEVIAKHKGKKAE, from the coding sequence ATGGCAGACTTAAAATTTCAAAGAAACATTGGTATTGCTGCGCACATCGATGCGGGTAAGACCACGACCACTGAGCGTATCCTGTATTACACAGGTAAGACTCACAAGATTGGTGAGGTACACGAAGGTGCCGCTACCATGGACTGGATGGCTCAAGAACAGGAAAGAGGTATTACCATCACTTCTGCTGCAACTACCTGTTTCTGGAACTTCCCAACCGTACAAGGTCAGCCAAACGCTAACACCAAACAATACAAATTCAACATCATCGATACTCCGGGCCACGTGGACTTCACCGTGGAGGTAGAGCGTTCTCTGCGCGTACTGGATGGTCTGGTGGCGCTGTTTTGCGCCGTATCCGGCGTAGAACCGCAATCTGAAACCGTTTGGCGCCAGGCTAACCGCTATAAGGTTCCCCGTATTGGTTTCGTAAATAAAATGGACCGTTCCGGTGCAGACTTCCTGAACGTGGTAAAACAGGTAAGGGAAATGCTGGGTGCAAACCCCGTACCCCTGATGCTGCCCATCGGTGCTGAAGATACGTTCAAAGGCGTAGTAGACCTGATCACCATGAAGGGTATCATCTGGGACGAAGCATCCAAGGGTGCTACTTACCAGGAAACTGAGATCCCCGCAGACATGCAGGCTGAAGCCGAAGAATGGCGTGCCAAGCTCGTAGAAGCAGTAGCTGAATACGACGACAAACTGATGGAGAAATTCTTTGAAGATCCCAACTCTATCTCCGAAGACGAGATCCACGAGGCGATCCGCAAAGCCACCATCGACATGGCTATCATCCCCATGATGTGCGGTTCTTCCTTTAAGAACAAGGGTGTACAGAAAATGCTGGATGGCGTTTGCCGCTACCTGCCTTCTCCGCTGGACGTAGACGCAGTAGTAGGTACCGATCCCGACTCCGGTGAAGAACTGACCCGCAAGCCCGACGCAAAAGAACCTTTCGCTGCCCTGGCGTTCAAGATCGCAACCGATCCGTTCGTAGGCCGCCTGGCGTTCTTCCGCGTTTATTCCGGCCGCCTGGATTCCGGTTCTTATGTACTGAACACCCGTACCGGTAAGAACGAACGTATCAGCCGTATCATGCAGATGCACGCTAACAAGCAGAACCCCATCGACTTCATCGAAGCAGGTGATATCGGCGCTGCTGTTGGGTTTAAAGATATCAAGACCGGTGATACCCTCTGCCACGAGGACCACCCGATCGTACTGGAATCTATGACCTTCCCCGAGCCCGTGATCCACATCGCCATTGAGCCTAAAACTCAGGCAGACGTTGATAAAATGGGTATGGCTATCGCCAAGCTGGTGGAAGAAGATCCCACCCTGCGTGTAAGAACCGACGAAGAAACCGGCCAGACCGTATTGAGCGGTATGGGTGAGCTTCACCTGGAAATCATCGTAGACCGTATGCGTCGCGAGTTCAAGGTAGAGGTGAACGAAGGTGCTCCGCAGGTGGCATTTAAAGAAGCGCTGACACAGACCATTGAACACCGTGAAGTGTACAAAAAACAGACCGGTGGTCGTGGTAAATTCGCTGATATCAAGGTGGAAATCGGCCCGGCTGATGCGGAATGGCTGAAGGAGAACGAAGGCAAAAACCTGCAGTTCATCAACGACATCTTTGGTGGTGCTATCCCGAAAGAATTCATTCCTTCTATCCAGAAAGGTTTCGAGCAGTCCCTGTCTAACGGTGTGCTGGCCGGTTTCCCGGTTGAGTCCCTGAAGGTTCGCCTGTTTGATGGTTCTTTCCACAACGTGGACTCTGACGCAATGTCTTTCGAGCTTTGCGCCCGCTCTGCCTTCCGTGAAGCAGCTCCCAAGGCGAAAGCCATCCTGCTGGAGCCCATCATGAAGGTGGAAGTAAGCACCCCCGACCAGTACATGGGTGACGTAACAGGTGACCTGAACCGTCGTCGTGGTATGCTGGAAGGTATGGAAAGCCGTAACAACGTACAGGTGATCAAAGCCAAAGTTCCCCTGAAGGAAATGTTTGGTTATGTAACTGACCTGCGTTCTATGTCCTCCGGCCGTGCAACCTCCATCATGGAGTTCTCCCATTATGCCCCTGCTTCCAACAACATCACTGAAGAAGTGATCGCTAAGCACAAGGGTAAGAAAGCTGAATAG
- a CDS encoding outer membrane beta-barrel protein → MRKTIHVIMLVTAVLGAASVKAQTQKGNLMWGADLLNITGTFQNGNNQFNMGLSPKLGYFIQDNFVLGAEVDLSIATSKTFNTYNYGISPFARYYFDDKRLEFSQRARFFLEANVGFAGTNLKDKTTDASTSTNGLNIGFGPGLAYFITPNVALETLLKYDLTVGFGNSTTTNRIGLNLGFQIYLPTRHAKQIINEEKSNMRRKG, encoded by the coding sequence ATGAGAAAAACTATTCATGTGATTATGTTGGTAACAGCAGTGCTGGGTGCTGCTTCTGTAAAGGCGCAAACCCAGAAAGGAAACCTGATGTGGGGTGCAGACCTGTTGAATATCACGGGCACTTTCCAGAATGGGAATAACCAGTTTAATATGGGGCTTTCACCCAAGCTGGGGTATTTTATACAGGACAATTTTGTATTGGGTGCGGAAGTAGACCTGTCTATTGCCACTTCCAAGACCTTCAATACTTACAACTACGGTATTTCACCCTTTGCCCGTTACTACTTTGACGATAAGAGACTGGAGTTTTCGCAGCGGGCCCGCTTCTTCCTGGAAGCCAACGTGGGCTTTGCGGGTACCAATCTGAAGGACAAGACCACCGATGCCAGTACGTCCACCAACGGCCTGAATATAGGGTTTGGCCCGGGCCTGGCCTATTTTATCACGCCCAATGTGGCCCTGGAAACCTTGTTGAAATACGACCTCACCGTGGGTTTTGGTAATTCCACGACTACGAACCGGATAGGCCTGAACCTGGGGTTCCAGATCTACCTGCCCACCCGGCATGCCAAGCAGATCATTAACGAGGAGAAGTCTAACATGCGCCGGAAGGGATAA
- the rpsJ gene encoding 30S ribosomal protein S10: MSQRIRIKLKSYDHNLVDKSAEKIVKTVRNTGAVVTGPIPLPTEKKIFTVLRSPHVNKKAREQFQLCTHKRLLDIYTSSSRTVDALSKLDLPSGVEVEIKA, encoded by the coding sequence ATGTCTCAGAGAATTAGAATCAAGCTGAAGTCCTACGATCACAATCTGGTAGATAAGTCTGCTGAAAAGATCGTTAAAACCGTGCGTAACACGGGTGCCGTGGTAACTGGTCCTATTCCGTTGCCTACTGAAAAGAAAATCTTTACAGTATTGCGCTCCCCGCACGTTAACAAGAAAGCGCGCGAGCAGTTTCAGCTGTGCACACACAAGCGTTTGCTGGATATTTACACATCCTCATCCAGAACTGTGGATGCGCTGTCCAAACTGGACCTGCCCTCAGGTGTAGAAGTAGAGATTAAGGCATAA
- the rplC gene encoding 50S ribosomal protein L3: MKGIIGKKIGMTSIFEANGKQTAVTIIEAGPNVVTQVKTPEVDGYNAIQVAFGEKKEKNTTKAELNHFAKANTSPKRFVREFRNPDVQKALGESITVDIFTEGEKIDVVGTSKGKGFQGVVKRHGFSGVGEATHGQHDRSRAPGSVGGSSYPSRVFKGMRMAGQTGNERVKVKGLKVVKVFPEKNYILVSGSVPGHIGSTVLILK; the protein is encoded by the coding sequence ATGAAAGGTATTATTGGTAAAAAGATTGGTATGACCAGCATCTTCGAAGCTAATGGCAAACAGACCGCCGTTACCATCATCGAAGCAGGTCCCAACGTAGTAACCCAGGTAAAAACACCTGAAGTGGATGGCTATAATGCTATCCAAGTGGCATTTGGTGAAAAGAAAGAAAAGAACACCACCAAGGCCGAACTGAATCACTTCGCAAAAGCCAACACCTCCCCCAAGCGCTTTGTAAGAGAGTTCCGCAACCCGGATGTACAGAAAGCTCTCGGCGAATCCATCACAGTAGACATTTTCACAGAAGGCGAAAAAATTGATGTAGTCGGTACCTCCAAGGGTAAAGGCTTCCAGGGTGTTGTTAAGCGCCATGGTTTCAGCGGTGTGGGTGAAGCTACCCACGGCCAGCATGACCGTAGCCGCGCTCCCGGTTCCGTGGGTGGATCTTCTTATCCTTCCCGCGTATTCAAGGGTATGCGTATGGCTGGCCAGACCGGTAACGAACGTGTGAAAGTTAAAGGGTTGAAAGTAGTGAAAGTATTCCCTGAGAAGAATTATATCCTGGTAAGTGGTTCCGTTCCGGGCCACATTGGTTCAACCGTTTTAATCCTGAAGTAA
- the rplD gene encoding 50S ribosomal protein L4, which produces MQLDILNIEGKKTGRTIELPEEIFGVEPNNHVIYLAVKQFLAAQRQGTHKVKTRAEVKGASRKLHKQKGTGGARKGNIRNPLYKGGGTIFGPKPHGYGFKLNRKVKDLAKISALSVKAAENSIIIVEDVKLDTPKTKQVVSMLKALNITASAKKTLVVTPEYNDNLYLSLRNIPSVGGAMLSDINTYDIMNSNYIVFTESAAKIFTEEPVEA; this is translated from the coding sequence ATGCAATTAGATATCTTAAACATAGAAGGTAAGAAAACCGGAAGAACGATTGAACTGCCGGAAGAGATTTTTGGCGTAGAACCTAACAACCACGTGATCTACCTGGCTGTTAAGCAGTTCCTGGCCGCTCAGCGCCAGGGTACGCACAAGGTGAAGACCCGTGCTGAAGTGAAAGGTGCTTCCCGCAAGCTGCACAAACAAAAAGGTACTGGTGGTGCCCGTAAAGGTAACATCCGTAACCCGCTCTATAAAGGTGGTGGTACCATCTTCGGCCCGAAACCGCATGGTTATGGCTTTAAGCTGAACAGGAAGGTGAAGGATCTGGCTAAGATCTCTGCCCTGTCTGTAAAAGCTGCAGAAAACAGCATCATCATCGTTGAAGATGTGAAACTGGATACGCCTAAGACCAAGCAGGTAGTTAGCATGTTGAAGGCCCTGAACATCACCGCCAGCGCTAAAAAGACCCTGGTAGTGACTCCGGAGTACAACGACAACCTGTACCTGTCCCTGCGCAACATCCCGTCTGTAGGCGGCGCAATGCTGAGCGACATCAACACTTACGACATCATGAACAGCAACTATATCGTATTTACCGAGAGTGCTGCCAAGATCTTCACAGAAGAACCTGTAGAAGCGTAG
- the rplW gene encoding 50S ribosomal protein L23 — MKPSDVIIKPVVTEKVNKATDKFNRFYFIVDKKANKLEIKKAVEEFYGVTVADVNTAVMPGKAKNRFTKAGFVSGKKPSYKKAVVTLAAGESIDLYANI; from the coding sequence ATGAAACCTTCTGATGTAATTATCAAACCGGTGGTGACTGAAAAGGTCAACAAAGCCACTGATAAATTTAACCGCTTCTACTTCATTGTTGACAAGAAAGCCAACAAACTGGAGATCAAGAAAGCAGTTGAAGAATTTTACGGTGTTACCGTAGCAGATGTGAATACTGCGGTAATGCCCGGCAAAGCCAAGAATCGCTTCACTAAAGCTGGTTTTGTTTCCGGTAAAAAGCCTTCTTACAAGAAAGCTGTAGTAACCCTCGCAGCGGGTGAATCCATAGATCTGTATGCTAACATTTAG